The Castanea sativa cultivar Marrone di Chiusa Pesio chromosome 11, ASM4071231v1 genome contains a region encoding:
- the LOC142614942 gene encoding DNA polymerase zeta processivity subunit, with product MDRKDNQSPQGETARILVEFLEVAITSIVFLKGVYPSGAFERRRYMNLVVQRARHPQLRDYIHSAVFGLLPFIQKGMVERAAVIFFNTDGIPVERFVFKLAVNQSYGSKVEHADLEFSLRSFLIKLSVSESLTKVLPRDYRWEITAYFRSLPEASANKDVEQWIPTDTRQWEQPPLLTPIKSMSSEPLCVQLYIEHPSLSEPKP from the exons ATGGACCGCAAAGATAACCAATCTCCTCaag GTGAAACAGCACGGATTTTGGTTGAATTCTTGGAAGTGGCGATCACTTCTATTGTTTTCCTCAAAGGGGTATACCCTTCTG GTGCATTTGAGAGGAGGAGGTATATGAATTTGGTGGTTCAGAGGGCTCGCCACCCTCAGCTCAGAGATTATATACATTCTGCTGTCTTtggtcttcttccttttatccAAAAG GGAATGGTGGAGAGAGCAGCCGTTATTTTTTTCAACACTGACGGCATCCCAGTGGAGCGTTTTGTTTTCAAGCTTGCAGTGAATCAGTCATATGGCTCAAAGGTTGAACATGCTGACCTGGAGTTCTCTCTTAGATCATTCTTAATCAAGCTTTCGGTCTCAGAATCTCTTACAAAGGTTCTTCCCCGCG ACTACAGGTGGGAGATAACTGCTTACTTTCGATCCCTTCCAGAAGCTAGTGCAAACAAGGATGTGGAGCAATGGATCCCAACGGACACAAGACAGTGGGAGCAACCTCCCCTCCTGACCCCTATTAAGTCAATGAGTAGCGAACCTCTCTGTGTACAGTTATACATAGAACATCCAAGTTTATCTGAACCAAAGCCTTAA
- the LOC142615571 gene encoding protein WHAT'S THIS FACTOR 1 homolog, chloroplastic-like codes for MQGTFMFLSLNKLLKCSKTGSMTWVPVRHKSSGGRRPKKKIYHRVHELDRVMDLQKKPSLILQLKSIIQSQRQQSLFLRDLEKEVGFVQKWNFMAVIEKYPAIFCVEGGGSTNRTPPSVRLTDKAQKIASDEGEARNLMEPILVNNLRKLLMLSVDCRVPLEKIEFIESELGLPNDFKESLIPKYPDYFSVKDVNGKPYLNLENWDSSLTVTAREERAAQDGIPGFNGSRKQVRISKDGNYRGPNAFRLSFPVGFRPNKSYLEEIERWQKMDFPSPYLNARRFDAKDPKARKRVVAVLHELLSLTMEKRMTSAQLDAFHSEYLLPSRLLLCLIRHHGMFYITNKGAKSTVFLKEAYDGSNLIDKCPLLLFYDKFISRSGRREINLNGEMPSSQVVT; via the coding sequence ATGCAGGGGACATTCATGTTCTTGAGCTTAAACAAGCTTCTCAAATGTTCAAAAACTGGTTCTATGACATGGGTTCCAGTGAGGCACAAATCAAGTGGAGGAAGAAGACCCAAGAAGAAAATCTACCACAGGGTCCATGAACTTGACAGAGTCATGGACTTGCAAAAGAAACCATCTTTGATCCTTCAGCTCAAGTCCATCATCCAATCCCAGAGACAGCAGTCTCTCTTTCTCAGGGACCTTGAAAAAGAAGTTGGGTTTGTTCAGAAATGGAATTTCATGGCTGTCATTGAGAAGTACCCTGCTATATTTTGTGTTGAAGGGGGTGGCAGTACTAACAGAACACCCCCTTCTGTTAGGCTCACTGATAAGGCCCAAAAGATTGCCAGTGACGAAGGTGAAGCTAGGAACTTGATGGAACCAATTCTGGTTAACAATTTGAGGAAGTTGTTAATGTTATCAGTTGATTGTAGAGTACCACTTGaaaagatagaatttattgAATCTGAATTGGGTTTGCCAAATGACTTTAAGGAGTCATTGATTCCAAAGTACCCGGATTACTTTTCTGTGAAGGATGTCAATGGGAAGCCTTATCTTAATTTGGAAAATTGGGACTCTTCATTGACAGTCACTGCCCGTGAGGAAAGAGCAGCACAGGATGGGATTCCGGGCTTCAATGGGAGTCGAAAGCAGGTTAGAATCTCGAAAGATGGTAACTATCGAGGTCCGAATGCATTTAGATTGAGTTTTCCTGTAGGCTTTAGGCCTAACAAGAGTTATCTTGAGGAAATTGAGAGGTGGCAGAAAATGGATTTCCCTTCTCCATACTTAAATGCAAGGAGATTTGACGCTAAAGATCCAAAAGCCCGAAAACGGGTGGTGGCAGTCCTCCATGAGCTTCTCAGTTTGACTATGGAGAAAAGAATGACATCTGCACAATTGGATGCATTTCATTCTGAGTATCTGTTACCATCTCGATTATTGCTTTGCTTGATAAGGCATCATGGTATGTTTTACATCACTAATAAAGGTGCAAAAAGCACTGTTTTTCTCAAAGAAGCTTACGATGGTTCAAATTTGATAGATAAATGTCCTTTGTTGTTATTTTATGACAAATTCATATCACGTAGTGGTAGAAGAGAGATCAATTTGAACGGCGAGATGCCTTCTTCACAAGTTGTTACCTGA